In Stieleria varia, one genomic interval encodes:
- a CDS encoding ECF-type sigma factor: MDEGNSIAVWIDAVRRGDESAAGELWRRYFHQLMHLARSRMRTLPRATYDEEDAAISTFRVLCQKLQDGDYPAVQRHDELWRLMLTILIRKINRRAEYESADKRGAPATGTDLPDPISVEWIQAGVSDECEHLLRKLDDPHLERVALWKLDGYTDDEIAKKLNRTRRTVQRMLRLIRDIWEHELDEHDS, from the coding sequence ATGGATGAGGGAAACTCAATCGCCGTTTGGATCGACGCCGTGCGGCGCGGCGATGAGTCGGCCGCTGGAGAACTCTGGCGACGCTATTTTCATCAGTTGATGCATCTGGCAAGGTCCAGAATGCGGACACTTCCTCGCGCGACCTACGACGAAGAAGACGCTGCGATCAGCACGTTTCGCGTCCTCTGTCAAAAGCTGCAGGACGGCGACTATCCCGCAGTTCAGCGTCATGATGAGCTTTGGCGGCTGATGCTGACCATCTTGATTCGCAAAATCAATCGACGCGCCGAATACGAATCCGCCGACAAACGTGGTGCTCCCGCGACGGGCACCGATTTACCGGACCCCATTTCGGTGGAATGGATCCAGGCGGGCGTCTCCGATGAGTGCGAACACCTGCTGCGAAAGCTCGACGACCCCCACTTGGAACGGGTCGCTCTTTGGAAATTGGACGGATACACAGACGACGAGATCGCCAAGAAACTCAATCGAACTCGTCGGACCGTGCAACGCATGCTCCGTCTGATACGCGACATCTGGGAACACGAATTGGATGAGCATGACAGCTGA
- a CDS encoding Uma2 family endonuclease, with protein MSTSLRLTVSEYDEMVAKGAFDGLSQKIELIEGEIQAMNPAGPRHDHVIEFLNHWSVNNTDFNQIRVRVQSGLSLPDQVSRPEPDVLWVKADHPSDRHPIAAEVLLLIEVADSSINFDRQRKADLYAKAGIIEYWVVNVGDETMHVFRDPAASGYQSMTTLRSGEMTSPLAAPDARLKIDSLFQ; from the coding sequence ATGAGCACTTCTCTAAGACTGACGGTTAGCGAATACGACGAAATGGTCGCCAAGGGCGCTTTCGATGGTCTGAGCCAAAAGATCGAATTGATCGAAGGAGAGATTCAGGCGATGAACCCCGCCGGTCCGAGGCACGATCACGTCATCGAGTTTTTGAATCACTGGTCCGTCAACAACACGGATTTCAATCAGATCCGCGTGCGGGTTCAAAGTGGCTTGAGTCTGCCAGATCAAGTCAGCCGCCCTGAGCCAGACGTCCTCTGGGTCAAAGCCGATCATCCGTCGGATCGTCATCCTATCGCGGCCGAGGTTCTGTTGCTAATCGAAGTAGCCGACAGCAGCATCAACTTCGATCGTCAGCGGAAAGCAGACCTGTATGCCAAGGCCGGCATCATTGAATACTGGGTCGTCAATGTGGGTGACGAGACGATGCACGTTTTTCGCGATCCCGCCGCGTCGGGCTACCAATCGATGACAACTCTCCGCTCCGGCGAAATGACATCGCCATTGGCCGCGCCGGATGCGAGATTAAAAATCGACAGTCTTTTTCAATAG